CAATGCCAGGCATTTCGAGCGCATCCATGCATTGCTGCAGGATGCCTTGGACAAGGGCGCCAAGGTCGAATTCGGCGGCCAGACCGATGCCGATGATCTGTTCATCGCGCCGACCATCCTGTCCGGGGTCAGCGAGGACATGAAGATCATGCAGGAGGAAATTTTTGCCCCGATCATCTGCATCGTGCCGTTTGCCGACCGGGCCGAGGTGCCAAGCATTATCCGGCGTCGCCCCAAGCCGCTGAGCCTGTACATCTTCGCCAAGGACAGCGCGGCCAAGGATTGGTATCTGGCGCGCACCAGTGCGGGCAGCACGGTGGTCAATCACAACGTGATTCAGTCGGGCACCAATCCGTGCCTGGCCTTCGGCGGCGTCAACCACAGCGGCATGGGCCGGATCGGCGGGCATGCCACCTTCCTGGAATGCTCCAATCCCCGCTCGGTGGTTGAGGACGGCCCGCCGGTTGGTGACCCCAAGCTGATGTTCCCGCCGTATTCGGACAAGTACAAGAAGATGGTCGGCGACATGCTCAAGCGCCCGATTGTGGTCCCCAATGCGGTGGTCAACACCATCAACGGCATGATCAAGCTGGGTAGCCTGTTCCGTAAATCTTAGCCGCGCTGCTGCGCCAGCGTGGCCAGAATCTGACTGTGCTGGCGCCGCGTCAGTTGATAGCGATTGAGGAAATACAGGCTCACCGCGTACAGCACCATGATGGCGGGTGCGTAAGCCGTGGCCAGGGTTTGCGCACTTTGCTCGGCCAGCTCGGGTTGCTGGCGTGGAAACGCAATCAGATCCAGAGTGACGCCAGCCAGCAAGGCCCCGACGCCTGACGAGGCTTTGACCGAAAACACGATCAGTGATGTGAACGCACCCTCCAGGCGGCGCCCGGAATCGGCTTCCCCCTGATCGGTGAGATCGGCGATCATCGATGCGGTGATAATGTTGATGCTGATCAGCGCGGCGGTCAGGATGATGGTGAAAAAGAACAGCGCGGTGACCAGGTCCCGCGTGCCGTTTTCCGGAAACCATCCGAGCAGGCGCAAGCCGATCGGTAGCGGGCCGAAAAGCACGGCGAACAGGGCCAGGGCCATGGCCGAACGTTTCTTGTCCCACAATTTGCCGAGCATCGGTGAGACGCTGGCCGCGATGATCACCGAGATCACCATGCCCAGCGTGAGTATGCCCAGCTGATCACCATCCAGCCCCCAGAAATACGTGTTCACGTAGTAGCCCACGGCGTTGATGTAACCCCAGGCGCTGGATGAAAAAATGGCGCTGATGATCAGGGCCCGAAACGAGCGATTGGCCCAGACCACGGCAAAATCGGCGCGCAGGCTGCGTCTGGCATCCGGCGCATGCGGATTGAGCCGCGCCACGTCGCGGGTACCCCAGGCGCACAGCAGGATGGCAAGGCCGGCGAAAATCGCGCAGTACAGTGCAAATTCGGCGTAGGCAGAGGCCTGCATGCGACCGTCGACGCCGCCCGGCCCCTCATTGAAAAATGCAGTGAAGCCAACCACCGCAGCGCCCAAGCCG
The Oceanococcus atlanticus DNA segment above includes these coding regions:
- a CDS encoding MFS transporter; translation: MVPNKTRIFYGIGSIAEGVKETAFNVFLLFYYNNVLGLPGTWVGAAIFLALCIDAFTDPLMGVISDNTRSRLGRRHPYMYLAVLPVALSFALLFAPPDDLSHPALFCWLLGFTVLLRVSLTLYAVPSNAMAAEMTADYDERTEIIGIRFLFGWLAGLGAAVVGFTAFFNEGPGGVDGRMQASAYAEFALYCAIFAGLAILLCAWGTRDVARLNPHAPDARRSLRADFAVVWANRSFRALIISAIFSSSAWGYINAVGYYVNTYFWGLDGDQLGILTLGMVISVIIAASVSPMLGKLWDKKRSAMALALFAVLFGPLPIGLRLLGWFPENGTRDLVTALFFFTIILTAALISINIITASMIADLTDQGEADSGRRLEGAFTSLIVFSVKASSGVGALLAGVTLDLIAFPRQQPELAEQSAQTLATAYAPAIMVLYAVSLYFLNRYQLTRRQHSQILATLAQQRG